GCCGATTTGGATCTTGCCGAAGCTACCGGAGAACCAGATGAAACTTTCGTCGATCTGATCGCCGCAGGTCTCGGCTTCGAGCTGTACCTGCACACCGACTTGGATGCCGCTGTCCAGCACGGTCTTTCCGTTAAAGATGATTTCGCCTTCACGCGACAGCCTGTGCGAACGAAGGTTGGAGCCGGGTTCGTCGTCTGCCGTACCGGCAACCAAGTCGGGGCCCGCACCATCATCCTGGCTGGCCATAACAAAATGGGCCTGGAAGTAACCTCCCACCCCCATTTTGACCTTGTCAGCCGCCGCAGCAGTGCCGGCCATGGCGCCGGCAGCCACAAGGGCAGTTGTGCCCAACAGTATCTTATTCATTCTCCACCTCTTTTCCTTATTCCAACGCATGTGCTTATGCGCTTAACTATTGTTTCCGAAAGCGTGGTAACAACACGTTCATTGCGGAGCAAAATACTGATTTGCCTAACAACGGCGCGTGGCAACAACGCAAACCTTGCATGCAACGGCGTGGAAACCCTCCTCAACGGTGCCGCAAGTGGTGCCAGTTAAGCCCGCTACCCGGTCCAAGGTCAAGGTCGTTGGGCTCGGAGTGTACCGAAAATCCCGCGGTGTTGCGATATTGCAACAGTGCCGGTAGGGCAATGGAATCAGTATGTTAGGGGTGTTTGTTTGAGAAATACCACAACTTCGTCAAAGGATCTGGTCACACTGCTGCCTCCCTCTTATGGTCTCCTTCTGCGGCCCCCCTTCAGCCCCAACATGTGCGATTAGGCGATGACTTTTGCAAACCCTGAAAGCGAACGGGCTCGCGCCCTTGAAATTCACAAATCCGGCGATCTCGAAGCCGCCGAAGCGATTTACGCGGCTTTGCTTGCCCAAGACCCCGAGGATGGCCCGACCAGCGGTTTGCTGGGTCTGCTGCGTCTGCAACAAGGCAGAGCGCCCGAGGCCAAGGAATTGCTCGAACGGGCTTGCCAGTTGGCGCCCGGGGAGGCCAAGCACCACAACAACCTGGGCAATGCCGAGATGGCGCTGGGCCAGCCCGAGGCGGCAGAAAAAGCCTTTTCCCGGGCAGTCGAGGTCGAACCGGGTGCGGCCGATTTCCACGTCAACGCTGCTACCGCCAAGCTGGCCCGCGGCCGCCACGAAGCGGCCATCGCCGGATTCCAAAGAGCCCTGGAGATCGAGTCCGGCAACTTTCGCGCCCTGCACAACCTGGGCAGCCTACTCAGCCGCCACAACCGCGTTGCCGAGGCTTTGCCCCACCTCAAGGCGGCCGCCGCCCATCCCGCCTGCCAGGCGGAAACCCTGGTCAATCTGGCCTCGGCCTACGATCGCTCGGGCCGGCTCGACGAGGCCGAGGCGGTGCTGAGCCGCGTTCCTGAAGGTGCATCCCTGCCGCCGCCCATTGAGATGTTCTTGACCATACTGCGCGCCCGTCACCGGCGGCAGCGCCACGACAGCGGCGCGGCGCTGGAGTTGCTGGCGCCGCTCGAGTCCCACTTCGCCGCCGGCGCCAATCCCGAACTGGCGGCCGATTTCCACCACGAATTAGGCCGGGCCGCCGACCTTGCCGGTCTGGCCGCCCGCGCCTTCGCCGCCTTCCTGGCCACCAAGCGCTGCCTGGCGGCGGCCGACCCCGAGGCCGCCAACAGCAGCTACCTAACCGAGATCAAAGAGCGCCGGCAGGCGCGGCCCCATGTTAGCAGCGCCGCCGCCGGTCCAGCGGCGCCCTCCTTGGCCTTTTTCGTCGGCTTCCCGCGCTCCGGCACGACGCTGCTCGAGGCCATGCTGGACGCTCACCCCGGCACCCTGACGACGGCCGAGGCCGGCCTCATCGGCGCCGTTGAGCAAACCGTGGAGGGTGCCGGCGATGATCTGACGCAGCATGCCGGGCAGGCTCGCGAAGCCTATTTCGGCGCACTTTCCGAGCATTTCGGAGAAGTTCCGGCTGGCGTCACCGTGATCGACAAACTGCCTCTCAACCTCAGCCATTGCCGCCTCTTGGACGCCCTTTTT
The nucleotide sequence above comes from Alphaproteobacteria bacterium. Encoded proteins:
- a CDS encoding porin, encoding MNKILLGTTALVAAGAMAGTAAAADKVKMGVGGYFQAHFVMASQDDGAGPDLVAGTADDEPGSNLRSHRLSREGEIIFNGKTVLDSGIQVGVQVQLEAETCGDQIDESFIWFSGSFGKIQIGAENSAAQLMGYGPGGTIPGTGVNSANFRHWAPGTNGAGVPTFRIGFEGDSEKLTYFTPRMQGFQLGISYTPEACEDQTGGCGGSYAGMLNDHGSG
- a CDS encoding sulfotransferase, with the translated sequence MTFANPESERARALEIHKSGDLEAAEAIYAALLAQDPEDGPTSGLLGLLRLQQGRAPEAKELLERACQLAPGEAKHHNNLGNAEMALGQPEAAEKAFSRAVEVEPGAADFHVNAATAKLARGRHEAAIAGFQRALEIESGNFRALHNLGSLLSRHNRVAEALPHLKAAAAHPACQAETLVNLASAYDRSGRLDEAEAVLSRVPEGASLPPPIEMFLTILRARHRRQRHDSGAALELLAPLESHFAAGANPELAADFHHELGRAADLAGLAARAFAAFLATKRCLAAADPEAANSSYLTEIKERRQARPHVSSAAAGPAAPSLAFFVGFPRSGTTLLEAMLDAHPGTLTTAEAGLIGAVEQTVEGAGDDLTQHAGQAREAYFGALSEHFGEVPAGVTVIDKLPLNLSHCRLLDALFPEARLLVALRDPRDVVLSCLMQRFLPNQAMRELDTLDGTVALYEEVMGLWLEARDELAVPWLEYRYEDLVADREGTLGGILDFLGLDTDADLAGYREKAAVRGITTPSYLAVQNPLNRRAIGRWQAYQGELAPALDRLAPFARAFGYV